From the genome of Longispora fulva:
CCGCCGCGGCGCGCCACCGGCGGGTGACCAGCAGGTACAGGATGAAGAAGCCCGGCGTCAGCTTGATCGCCGTGGCGATCCCGATCCCGACGCCCGTCCACTTCGAGCCCCGGCCGCCGAGGATCAGCAGGTCACCGAGGATCAGTGCGACCAGGTACAGGTTGATCTGGCCGAAGCTCATCGTCTCCCGGATCGGCTCCAGGGCGAAGATCAGCGCCGTGGTGACGCAGGTGGCGAACCAGACCGGCCAGCCCCGGCGCTGGGCCACGGGCTTCATGATCCAATACGTGGTGAGCAGGGCCACCAGCAGCGTCGTGACGATCGTGAACCACTTCACGAACCCGTACGGCAGCACGCCCATCGGGCTCATCAGCACGGCGGCGAACGGCGGGTACGTGAACCCGAGCGTCCCGTTGATCACGTCGGGCTGCGAGTAGTCGTAGATGTCGTTCCCGGCCAGCCAGAAGGACACTGCCTTCCGGTAGATCCGCAGATCGAACAGGTGGTGCTGGCCGCCGAACTGGTCGGCGAGCAGCCAGACGACGCCCGACAGCACGGCCACGAACGCGAGTTGCGTGTAGAACCGGGCGTCGGCCGCCGCGACCTTCCGCTTCGCGGTTGCGACCAGCGCGTGCAGCCGCTGCTTACGACTCTCGATCAAGACTCCACCCAAGGATCGGTGACACTGCCGGTGTCCAGAGTACGAAACGACCCACGTACGCTTTTCGGCATGGCGCTCGGATTCGTTCGACCAGCGCGTCCAGGGGACGCCACAGAACTCGCCCGCATCCAGTTGGAGACGTGGCGGGTGGCGTACCGCAAGCTCGTGCCCCGCGAGATCCTCGCGGCGCTCGACCCAGACACGCTCGCCGCGCACTGGCGCACGGCGGTCCTGGAACCGCCCGGCCCCCGCTTCCGGGTGCTGGTGGCCGTCGAGCAGGGCGCCGAGGAGCACACCGTGGGCTTCGCGGCGATCGGGCCCGCGGACGCCGACGACAAGGTGCCCGACGCCGGGGCGTTCACGGAGCTGCTGGTCGAGCCCCGGTGGGGCCGACGCGGACACGGCAGCCGGCTACTGTCCGCCGCCACCGCGCACTGGCGCGACGACGGGTTCAGCACCGCCCTGGCCTGGGCCTTCGACCAGGCCCCGGCGACCATCAATTTCCTCACCTCAGCGGGATGGGAGCCCGACGGCGCGCGCCGGGCTCTCGACATGGCCGACGTCCTGGTCCCCCAGGTGCGCCTGCACGTCTCGTTGACCGAAGATGTCAGCCGCCCGGCCTCCGACGAGGCTGCGGGCGGCTGACATCCCCGCCTAGATCTCCTGTCCCAAGCTACAGCCCCAGCAGGGGCCCCAGCCCAACGGTCAGGCCCGGCCGCTTGAGCACCTCGCGCACGGCGAGCAGCACCCCGGGCATGAATGACACCCGGTCCAGGGAGTCGTGCCGGATCGTGAGGGTCTCCCCACCCGTCCCCAGCAGCACCTCCTGGTGGGCGACCAGGCCGGCGGAGCGCACCGAGTGCACCCGGACCCCGGCCACCTCGGCGCCGCGAGCGCCGTCGAGCGCCGTCTTCGTCGCGTCCGGGGACGGGCCGACGCCGGCCGCCGCGCGGGAGGCGCCGATCATCTCGGCGGTGTGCAGCGCCGTACCACTCGGGGCGTCGATCTTGCCCGGGTGGTGCAGCTCGACGATCTCCACCGAGGGGAAGTACGGGGCGGCCTTGGCCGCGAACTCCATCATCAGCACGGCGCCGATCGCGAAGTTCGGGGCGACGATGACGCCCACGTCCGGCTTGTGCTTGAGCCAGTGCTCGACCCGGTGCAGCCGCTCCGGGGTGAAACCGCTCGTGCCCACGACCACGCTGACGCCCTGCTCGACGCACCAGTGGATGTTGTCCATCACGGTCTCCGGGCTGGTGAAGTCCACCACGACCCGGGCGCCGGCGTCGGTGACGCTGAACAGCCCCTCGCCGGCGTCGACCATCGCGACCAACTCGAGGTCGTCCGCGTCGTTGACCGCGCGGCACACCTCGACGCCCATCCGGCCGCGTGCGCCCAGCACACCGACCGGCAACGGCTCCTGCTCCGTCATGACGACCTCACTACTCCCGAGAAATCATGCCCGTCGAATGGTCCGATCGCCGCCAGCGACATCGGGCG
Proteins encoded in this window:
- a CDS encoding glycosyltransferase 87 family protein; translation: MIESRKQRLHALVATAKRKVAAADARFYTQLAFVAVLSGVVWLLADQFGGQHHLFDLRIYRKAVSFWLAGNDIYDYSQPDVINGTLGFTYPPFAAVLMSPMGVLPYGFVKWFTIVTTLLVALLTTYWIMKPVAQRRGWPVWFATCVTTALIFALEPIRETMSFGQINLYLVALILGDLLILGGRGSKWTGVGIGIATAIKLTPGFFILYLLVTRRWRAAAVSVGAAGAATLLAAAFDWHSSWRFYTSVLWDTERVGFPDNPGNQAINGMVARIDDMVPVSSTGKLVWLVLALAVGGYGLWRAAKAHQAKDELAAITITGLAGVAVSPVSWTHHLYWIVPAMIILVDVVLDAPREKKAWWRIGLVNLVYWSFTMSLVWFFRRTPGNHHRNNLPSEIGENAFALLVVALLIFTPYRPGIDGKAGSWARVEEPEALPVSV
- a CDS encoding GNAT family N-acetyltransferase; this encodes MALGFVRPARPGDATELARIQLETWRVAYRKLVPREILAALDPDTLAAHWRTAVLEPPGPRFRVLVAVEQGAEEHTVGFAAIGPADADDKVPDAGAFTELLVEPRWGRRGHGSRLLSAATAHWRDDGFSTALAWAFDQAPATINFLTSAGWEPDGARRALDMADVLVPQVRLHVSLTEDVSRPASDEAAGG
- the dapB gene encoding 4-hydroxy-tetrahydrodipicolinate reductase codes for the protein MTEQEPLPVGVLGARGRMGVEVCRAVNDADDLELVAMVDAGEGLFSVTDAGARVVVDFTSPETVMDNIHWCVEQGVSVVVGTSGFTPERLHRVEHWLKHKPDVGVIVAPNFAIGAVLMMEFAAKAAPYFPSVEIVELHHPGKIDAPSGTALHTAEMIGASRAAAGVGPSPDATKTALDGARGAEVAGVRVHSVRSAGLVAHQEVLLGTGGETLTIRHDSLDRVSFMPGVLLAVREVLKRPGLTVGLGPLLGL